The Planktothrix tepida PCC 9214 genome has a segment encoding these proteins:
- a CDS encoding DUF5615 family PIN-like protein: MSLAIYMDEHIHSAITVGLRLRDIDVLTVQEDGRAGTPDTILLDRAMELGRVMFSQDQDFLIEAKRRQAEGINFFGVIFARQSRVSIGDCIRDLEIIAKLGEQEEFANRVQYLPL, from the coding sequence ATGAGTCTAGCAATTTACATGGATGAACACATCCATTCAGCGATTACAGTGGGTTTACGCCTTCGAGATATTGATGTTTTAACAGTTCAAGAAGATGGACGTGCTGGTACACCCGATACTATTTTACTGGATCGAGCGATGGAACTTGGACGAGTTATGTTTTCACAAGACCAAGATTTTTTAATTGAAGCAAAACGCCGTCAAGCTGAAGGGATTAACTTCTTTGGTGTTATCTTTGCTCGTCAGTCTCGTGTTTCCATTGGTGATTGTATCCGTGATTTAGAAATAATTGCTAAACTTGGCGAACAGGAAGAATTTGCTAATCGGGTTCAATATTTACCTTTGTAG
- a CDS encoding DUF433 domain-containing protein, whose product MTLTKTEYKYIELNEDNVPTIAGTTMKVVELVETQIAYSWSPAELHLNHRYLTMSQILSALAYYWDHKPELDAEIKRREDYVKLAEIEAGESHFAARLRAQGLLK is encoded by the coding sequence ATGACACTTACAAAAACCGAGTATAAATATATAGAGCTAAATGAAGACAATGTTCCCACCATAGCTGGAACTACAATGAAAGTCGTTGAATTAGTTGAAACTCAAATCGCTTATAGTTGGAGTCCAGCAGAATTGCACCTCAATCATCGCTATTTAACCATGAGTCAAATTCTTTCTGCTTTAGCTTATTATTGGGATCATAAACCAGAACTTGATGCAGAAATTAAGCGACGAGAAGACTATGTTAAACTGGCAGAAATTGAAGCTGGTGAATCTCATTTTGCTGCTAGATTACGTGCTCAAGGGCTATTAAAATGA
- the lepA gene encoding translation elongation factor 4: MTNVPVSRIRNFSIIAHIDHGKSTLADRLLEATGAVQKREMKEQFLDSMDLERERGITIKLQAARMNYKADDGEEYVLNLIDTPGHVDFSYEVSRSLAACEGALLVVDASQGVEAQTLANVYLALENNLEIIPVLNKIDLPGAEPDRIKSEIEEIIGLDCSGAVLASAKEGVGIHEILESIVHLVPPPKDTVDQKLRALIFDSYYDSYRGVIVYFRVMDGRVKKGDRVRLMASGKEYEIDEIGVLSPTQIPVDELHAGEVGYFSAAIKAVEDARVGDTITLANSQAEEALPGYTEAKPMVFCGLFPTDSDEYPNLKEALEKLKLNDAALSYEPETSSAMGFGFRCGFLGLLHMEIVQERLEREYDLDLIVTSPSVVYQVTTQKGEVIMVDNPSHLPEPNHREKIEEPYVRVEMITPEAYVGSLMELAQGRRGEFKDMRYLAQGRTTLVYEVPLAEVVTDFFDQMKSRSRGYASMEYHLIGYRENALVKLDIMINKDAIDSLAMIVHRDKAYHVGRAMVEKLKELIPRHQFKVPIQATIGSKVIASEHIPALRKDVLAKCYGGDISRKKKLLQKQAKGKKRMKSLGSVDVPQEAFMAVLRLNQES, encoded by the coding sequence ATGACAAACGTTCCAGTTTCTCGAATTCGTAACTTTTCTATTATTGCTCATATTGATCATGGCAAGTCTACCCTAGCAGATCGACTGTTGGAAGCGACGGGTGCGGTTCAAAAGCGGGAAATGAAGGAACAATTTCTCGACTCGATGGACTTAGAGCGAGAACGGGGAATTACGATTAAACTGCAAGCCGCCCGGATGAATTATAAAGCCGATGACGGTGAAGAGTATGTATTAAATTTAATCGATACTCCGGGGCACGTTGACTTTTCCTATGAAGTCTCCCGCTCTTTAGCCGCTTGTGAAGGCGCGTTATTAGTCGTGGATGCGTCCCAAGGGGTAGAAGCGCAAACCTTAGCCAACGTTTATCTGGCGTTAGAAAATAACTTAGAAATTATTCCGGTTTTAAATAAAATTGATTTACCCGGAGCCGAACCGGATCGCATTAAAAGTGAAATTGAAGAAATTATTGGGTTAGATTGTTCGGGGGCGGTGTTAGCTTCGGCTAAAGAAGGAGTAGGAATTCATGAAATTTTAGAATCGATTGTCCATTTAGTGCCGCCTCCAAAAGATACCGTTGATCAGAAATTAAGAGCGTTAATTTTTGATAGTTATTATGATAGTTATAGAGGCGTGATTGTTTATTTTCGGGTGATGGATGGACGGGTAAAAAAAGGTGATCGCGTTCGCTTAATGGCATCGGGGAAAGAATATGAAATCGATGAAATTGGCGTATTATCTCCAACCCAAATTCCCGTTGATGAACTCCATGCTGGAGAAGTAGGCTATTTTTCCGCCGCCATTAAAGCTGTTGAAGATGCACGAGTTGGGGATACCATTACTTTAGCCAATAGCCAAGCTGAAGAAGCCCTTCCCGGTTATACCGAAGCAAAACCAATGGTGTTTTGTGGATTATTTCCAACAGATTCTGATGAATATCCGAACTTAAAAGAAGCCTTAGAAAAGCTGAAATTAAACGATGCGGCGTTATCCTATGAACCGGAAACTTCAAGTGCAATGGGGTTTGGTTTCCGATGTGGATTTTTAGGATTACTGCACATGGAAATTGTGCAAGAACGGTTAGAACGGGAATATGATTTAGACTTAATTGTAACGTCTCCTTCGGTGGTTTATCAAGTTACCACCCAAAAAGGGGAAGTGATTATGGTGGATAACCCTAGTCATTTACCTGAACCCAACCACCGAGAAAAAATAGAAGAACCCTATGTCCGGGTAGAAATGATTACCCCAGAAGCTTATGTGGGGAGTTTAATGGAATTAGCCCAGGGTCGTCGGGGTGAATTTAAAGATATGCGTTATTTAGCCCAGGGACGAACCACATTAGTTTATGAAGTACCCTTAGCGGAAGTGGTCACGGACTTTTTTGATCAGATGAAATCTCGCTCTCGTGGCTATGCGAGTATGGAATATCATTTAATTGGATATCGAGAAAATGCCTTAGTTAAACTCGATATTATGATTAATAAAGATGCAATTGATTCTTTAGCCATGATTGTTCACCGTGATAAAGCTTATCACGTTGGACGGGCTATGGTGGAAAAACTCAAAGAATTGATTCCCCGTCATCAATTTAAAGTTCCCATTCAAGCCACAATTGGATCTAAAGTCATCGCCAGTGAACATATTCCAGCCTTAAGAAAAGATGTGTTAGCTAAATGTTATGGGGGGGATATTAGCCGGAAGAAAAAACTTTTACAGAAGCAAGCCAAAGGTAAAAAACGGATGAAATCTTTGGGTTCTGTGGATGTTCCTCAAGAAGCATTTATGGCGGTATTACGGTTGAATCAAGAATCCTAA